The nucleotide window TCGCGCTGATGCTGGGCCTGCCGGCGATAACCGCCTACCTGTCCCTGAACTTCACCGGGGCCACTCCCTGGACCTCGAAGACCGGGGTCAAGAAGGAGATCGCCCGTTACGTCCCGATCATGATCGGCTTGGCCGCTTCCGGCGTCCTGGCCCTGGGTCTGGGGATCGCCCTCAACCTGATCAAAGCGAGGTGACCGTCCATGCTCTCCTGCTATGAAGAGACCACCCTCCGCTATGACCCGGACCTGTGCAGCGGTTGCGAGATGTGCGTCACCGTCTGCCCCCACGGCGTCTTCGCCTTCGACGGCCACCGGGCCCGGTTGGTCAAACCCAAGGCCTGCATGGAGTGCGGGGCCTGCCAGCTCAACTGCCCGAGCGAGGCGATCACCGTCGAGGCCGGCGTCGGCTGCGCCCAGGCCCATATCAACGCCATCCTGACCGGGAAGAAACCCACCTGTGGCTGCGATAGCGGGGACTGCAACTGCTGAGCGGCCGGCGGGGCGAGGATGAGGACGGCGGAAGACAGTTGGGGCACCGGAGGCACGGGAGGAAACGGGCGGATGCCTGAGAAACGCGCAAGGCCCCGGACTGATG belongs to Bacillota bacterium and includes:
- the hgcB gene encoding mercury methylation ferredoxin HgcB, translated to MLSCYEETTLRYDPDLCSGCEMCVTVCPHGVFAFDGHRARLVKPKACMECGACQLNCPSEAITVEAGVGCAQAHINAILTGKKPTCGCDSGDCNC